The Neomonachus schauinslandi chromosome 11, ASM220157v2, whole genome shotgun sequence genomic sequence GAATGCCGGGGGTATGGTAGGTGCTTAGtgcatatttgttaaatgaatgaataagtgaccaGGTGGATGAATGATGAGATGGGCCCATCTTGGAGATCCTGTGGGATCCAAGGTTAACTCTTGGATATTTGAGCCTCACTCCTGAGAAGGAATAGTTGACGAAATGGGCATTGGAACCCTAGAAAGCCAGAATATGACTTTGGTGCAAACTGCCCCTTTATGCTCAGAAATTTATTTACCTAACTAAGGTCATTTGGATGTGTGGACATTGAGTGGGCATACACAAAAGGACATGCATAAAAGGGAAAGGAGCTTTCTGGAGAAAGCATGACTCCTAGAGAGAACCCCACTCTGGGTAAGAAGGTAAACGTTGCCAGAGATGAAGTTGCACCTGGGCAGACTTGTTTcctcaggaaaacaaacaaaccaaaaaacccataTTATTTCTCTAAGGAGGGAACTGGCCTGGGCTATGCTGGCAAACTTGTTTATACTCGTGTTGGGGTGTGCATTCTTGCTTGAGCAGCGGCTATCTGAAGACGCCAGGGCTACTCGGTGGAGGTGCAAGAGGcgaaggagcacaagcagaggacgCCTCACAGCTCATCAGGCGAAGTGCAGCACCAGCCTGGGGGGCGTGACTCTCCTCAGCTCTGCAAGCCATCCGGCCTGCCTCTGAGCTTGGGGAAGTGACCCGCTTGGGGACATTGGGAGCCAGCACCTTTATTCTCCTGCAGGAATCATCGACTCTTTCAACTGATTAAGGGAGTGGGGGACAGATGGCAGTGAGAGGAACAGGGTGGGTAACGCGTGGTGATTTCTGCCGACACACAGGCTTATGAGTAAGCGTGAGGCTCCTCCTTGAGGACTTGCACAAATGCCTGAGGAAGACCTGGGAGCGGGGTAGTCAGGCTGAGGGCCTGCCAGGGCAGGTGGGACAAGCAAAGGAACTGGGGTTAATTGTTGTGAAGGGGACTTTTATTTGTAGCCACAGCCTGGGTAGATCTGCTGACATTGGGGTTCCATTTTAAAGGATGCATAAAGTGAATTTGCCTGTGGTAGAAGACGTTTCTGAGAAGCTGCTAGTTCCCTCCACATCCATGCCCACGTTGGGCAGTTCCTGGGCATAGCCACTCTGTGGTAATCAATTTGTGCCAGTGTGCCTGGGACTCTCCTAGCTTTAGCACCGAAAGTGCCCAGTTCTGGGCAACCTGGGACGGTTGTTCACCCTATGACTCATTCACACTATTTCTTAACTTCACGCTGAGAAGACAGAGCCGACCACACACAGCCTCACAATATAGCAAAAACAAGAATATGTCTTCTTCTGGGATATTAAGAATCTACAGAACCAATAGATACTGTAAAGTCCCCTTCAAATTGTGTACctgagaaggaaaatgaacacaAGGAATCTTCCTATGTTAAGGTGCTATCCTGAGCCAATAATTCATTTTACATTCtccagcatttctttcttttttttttttaagattttatttattagagagagagagatagagagagagcgcctGCACACAAGCCGGGGTGGAGtggggggcagacagagagggagaagcagactcccggctgagcaaggagcctgatgcggggcttgatcccagcactctgggatcatgacctgagctgaaggcagaggcttaaccctgagccacccaggcacccccacaacatttctatttatatctaCAGTGGCTATTCATACTAGATTTTCTGTGATAGATgtaattttgcaatatatttaGTAATGAATCAAGTATATAATTAATGTTATGagtttaaaagcattttaaacaagtaaaatctaAATCAGAAAAACATGTTTGTTAGAAATTCTGCCTTGATTTTTCATTCTGAAATTATGGATCACCATATCACCAAGACAGTCAAATCCTTAACAAATGGGACAGTGACTACCACCCCCATATAGGCAAATAAATAGAGCGATGAAagataaggaagagaaaggattCTACTGACATTCCTTTGTTCCAGAGATTCCTTGGCAGAAGCAGTTCCTAGATTAATAGGTTCCTAGGTCTTGTTGTTAGATAGAAGGAATCATTGGACTCGTCTGCTGGGGCATAGAATGGTGGGGCTGTAGGGCCAGCCATCTGGAGAGAGGGCACATCTTCTTTTCCCAGACAGGCTGAGAAGATGAGGAATAATCCGCCGAGGGCCAGGAAAATCCCAGCAGCCCAGCCCAGGTAGAGGGCATCTCCAAACTCCCAGCGAGGCACAATCTCAGGGATGCTGTTATCCCAGAAGTCTTGGATTGTAGCATAGGCCACCCAAGAGACTGGAAAGAGGGTAGTGGCTGAAGCTGATGCTTCCAAAGTCCCTCCCAGAAGGCAAAGCCGCCTCTTAAAGACCCATCTGATCCTGGGAAACTGGAAGCATTCGGACCCAAAGCCAGAGAGCAGAAGCCCCAGTAGCCCCAGCCCATGGGAGGCTACCATGAGAATGCGGGATACCTGGAGCTCCTGGGGCAGAGACAAGAAGGACTCAAAGGCCTTGCACACGGCAACGTCCTCCTGATTCACGCAGACCTCCCAAAGCCCCATAATCCAGGTCTCCATTTCGTTCAGTTCCAGATTGAGAGTTTTCCACTGAGGCAGGATGGTGGTGACACAGGAGCAGACCCagccaaggagagagaggagcagtcCTCCAAGCTGGGCTTTCCTGCGGAAACTCCAGGCCATGGCTGCTCCCACTGCAGAGGCAGAAAGCAAAGGACAGGCGGCTCGGTGACTGGTTAGCAAGGAGTACTTTTGGGGATGCCCAGTGGAAGGTCTTTCACATTTGGACAGGGCTCTTGTTTTAGTTCTTAGGCAGCAGCTGAAGCAGGTGCCAGGAACTTGGCAACGTGAGGTTCAGGGGGTGTGCCCAAGATTGGATGTGGGCGTGGGTTCTGGGGGAGGGCCCCATGAGAGGCAAAAAAAGCCAGATGGTAAACCATCAATATCTATTTGATGAGTAAATTCATAAACTTGAAGGTAAAATCACTCCCCTGTTCCGAGATGATGAGAATGGTGTTCTGGGAATATACATTGATGTAATCTTTCTGGAGGACAACATGACTTCatatttcatacttttatttttttattattattttttttaagattttatttatttatttgacagagaaagacacagcgagagagggaacacaaatgagagggaacacaaacggggagtgggagagggagaagcagactccctgccgaacagggagcccgatgcgggactcgatcccgggactccaggatcatgacctgagccgtaggcagtcgcttaaccaactgagccacccaggcgccccatacttttatttttttaaagatttatttatttatttgagagagagagagagaggaggggcagagggagagggaaagaaatcctcaagcagactccctgctgagcatggacccccccccccatgcaggactcgatcctaagaccctgacatcataacctgagcggaaaccaagagttggacacttaacccactgagccacccaggcatccctcgtATTTCATACTTTTAAATATGCACATACTTTGATCCAGCACCTTACCTCCAGGAACTGACCCTAATTTATTGTGAGTATATACAAAGATTATGAAAATGTCCATTGAAATATTGGTTAGTACTGGGCAgccattttaaaatgatgtaGAAGAAATTTCAatgacatgaaaaatatttttgatttgtcGTTAAGTGAGACAGGCAAGTGACTGACCAATCAGTATATAGAGCATGTAGAGTACAATTTCACTTTCAAAAAAGAGTGTACATCTATATCTACGTATATACATAGCATATATCACAAAATGTTAACCATGGTTATTTTAGTGGAAGGATTATGgatagtttttatttccttatttgtgatTATCCacgtattttatatattttacaagtgaatcagttaatatttttgtaagcaggaaacaaatagaaaatgcctcacccgtggggcgcctgggtggctcagtcgttaagcgtctgcctccggctcaggtcatgatctcagggtcctgggatcgagccccacatcgggctccctgctccgcgggaagcctgcttctccctctcccactccccctgcttgtgttccctgtctcactgtctctctctctgtcaaataaataaataaaatctttaaaaaaaaaagaaagaaaagaaaatgcctcaCCCGAAGAAGCAATCCAGACCCTGAATCCGCCAGGAGGGAagcgctccctccctcccccaccccgcccaagCTCGCCGCTGTAGGACAGTAGCTGTTAAGAGGTGGTACCCATGTCAGCTTTCATTCCGATGTGTTGCTGTTGCCAAAAGGCAGGTTctgacagcaaaggaaatagtttgCATTTACTGAGTATGGCTAAATGCCAGACTTTTGACCAGATACTTTATCCGTATTTAATTTTCACCCCACTGCTGTGAGAAACATGTTAGATAACGTACCAGGGTGCCCCAGCTGGTAAGCAACGGATCTAGCTCCTGAGCCATGTGGTTTCAGCCCGTGTCACTTCAGGTCCCTGTCTCCAGGCCGCCACGGTGACTCCCCCTGCCCTGCGTCTGCACACCAATGACATAGCATTTGGGCAAGGTTAATCTTTATGGCAAAACACCGAAGAAAATTGGGATTTCTTATAATGAAGACACACATGTTGACCAATGTATTCCCCTATTCATATTTTAAGCTACTGATTGTCCTATGGTGCACTAGGAAggggaagcggggggggggggggggaaggatcTAAGAAAACACTACCTTGACTTTATCTGAATGATGTCTCAATACAGTCTGATCAGATTATCAGTGgtgtggggatggagggaggggaccAGAATCATCTCGCaggcccttttttttcttttatgttttattatagaacatttctttttttttttttttaaagattttatttatttatttcacagagagagacacagcgagagagggaacacaagcagggggagtgggagaggaagaagcaggcttcccactgtgcaggacgtggggctcgatcccaggaccctgggctcatgacctgagccgaaggcagacacttaatgactgagccccccaggcgccccaattatagaacatttcaaatacatacacaagtagagcaaatggaaaaagaaatttcatataCCCAGCTTCAGAAATTATCCACACATACTGATCTTATTTCATACATGCCCACATCCACCATCCGCATCCCTCCCTTCACACTGTTTTGAAGCAAATGGGGTGCTCTCTCAAATTGTAGGCTCCTTCTGCTGTTTTTGTAACAACCACATGTTCTAATCAACACAATGGCAAAATATTATGCATCCCTGGAAATGCTGTCTGCTTGCACCATATTCATCCAGGTTTGTATTTGATATTTTCCTTCTTGAACACAGCCATGCCACATGTATATGAGCTCTGATAAGTCAGGAGGAATTCTTTCAGACAACACTCCTTATTCCCTCGCCTTTTCTTCAGagccctttctttcctttttcttttttttttttttaagatttatttttctgggtgcttgggtggctcagtcagttaagcgtctgcctttggctcaggtcatgatcccagtgtcctggaattgagccctgcatcgggctccctgcttctctctctccctctgctcctcccctggcttttatttgagagagtgtgcatggtgggggggaggggcaagggagagacagagagagagagaaggagagagaaccttaagcacactccctgctgagcgcagagcctgacacgggactcgatcccatgaccctgagatcatgacctgagcagaaaacaagagttgaaagcttaactgactgagccacccagtcgcccctttCAGAGCCCTTTCTTGACAATTTGTGAAAATCTGTGAGTTGGGAGACATATAAACCATGATAACTGTGAACTGTGGAGGAGGTCAGGTTAGTGAGGGAAAACAAAACCcactcattttattaatttctttttatttattcaggtagTCATTCATGCCTGTCTGCACTGTGTGTAGCAATCCCACtccattccttctttcttctccttcctcagtCTAACTCTGGCTCTTCCTGGCCTTTCCCTGCAAACTTGAGGGGCAGTCTGCCGCTTATCCGGTGCCCTCTctgcccagggaggggcagagctcTGCAGTTGCATTTGTGGGTCTGACCCACGGATTGACTTCCTGGAGAAGATTCTAGAACCTCAACCTCAAAGTGGCATCTCCTTCCATTCTCAGTTCAGATTCCTTCTtcttcgctctctctctcttttttttaagattttatttatttgacagagagagacatggcaagagagagagacacggcaagcagggggagtgggagagggagaagcaggcttcccgcagagcagggagcccgatctggggcttgatcccatgaccctgggatcatgacctgagccgaaggcagacgcttaatgactgagtcacccaggagccccagttcaGATTCCTTCTTACTGTGAAACTTTTCTGGTTGAATCAGGGACTGGGTGCTCCTCCTCCATTATTTCCTCTGCCCTTTGTATCTTCCTCAGAGGTGGCTTCAGTTTTGGGGCCTGTTACTTGCACAGGCCCCTTCTCAGGCCTGCacctaattttgtatttattttctattcttttccttaaagagTCCTCCCCTTCCCAGCAACTGGATAAGACTTAGGCCCTGGACTGATCTGGATTGATCTCTCAATAATCCCATTTCCTGGGATTATTTATTCACACATTTGGATTTCCAGCCTAGCCCAGTGTCTGTCATacgtagttgctcaataaatatataagttttCAGGAATGTCCCCTGCAGGTCCTTCTTTCTCACTGGGCATTTAGTAGTAGTACCATTTAGAATTCAAAGTGAGGCTGACAGGTGTACTGAACAGAAGTTGATTTGGTTTTCTAGGGAGAGATGGCTTCCCAGCACGTTATGGCTGTTGTTTGTGCTTCCTGTCTCAATCccagtttcatttcctttgctcaTGTCACAGAAAGCTGCCCTTGCCTCACTGGGATAAGCAGATAGTCCCGTAGGCACTCAAAATTGACAAGGACTTTAGGGTCAGCATCTACGTGGGGTCAACCTTCAccaaatacctttttaaaaaattaaagatgacattTTAATCAAAGCAgtacagaaaaataggaaaacagggcaaaaaagagaaaaaataccatAAGTCTGCCACTCAGATAATTTGGTGTATATCCTTTACCACtctatatgtatctatatctatttattttaaaaaacaatcattgTGTACATAGTATGTTGTGAACATCTTTCAGTATGTAACACATGCAAAtaatgaaacaattttttaaaacttttgataaAGTTAATTTGTAACCTCTGATAGAAAGTGTTAAGTATCTTGCTCTAGTCTACACAATACTAATGTTATTTATGCTTGGGtaatatgaataatataaaaaatataaatatgtaatgggggcacctgggcctCAGTTGGTTCAgcctttgccttcagctcaggtcataatctcagggtcctgggattgggaaCCCACCTTGATCTTTTTTCGTTAAATATTCACCCTCAAGGTGACATTTTAATCAAAGCagtacagaaaaataagaaaacagggcaaaaaagagaaaaaaataccgTAAGTCTGCCACTCAGATaattgccccccccccgccccccaaatcaggctctctgctcagcagggagtctgcttctcctctccctctgtgcccctgggtgcgctctctcacaaataaataaataaaaatatatataaaaatgtaatgtattacaaaaaagaaacacatgtgTATTTGTTACACAGATGTAGTATGTATGTACATAGATTGCATTGTAAACCATGCAACATAAAAGGAGTGCAATTTAGTCAGACTTTATGAGGTGACGCCACTTCGTTTGCACAACTCCAGAGGGCACTATTCATATAGATTCTGACGGCCGCTGCAGCCCTTGAGGGTGAATATTTAACGAAAAAAGATCAAGGTGGGTTCCTCGGGTATTCCAGCTCAATGAATTTCACAGTTAAGCGTTTTGAAGTTGAGAAAGGTTCATTTAGGACTggtttttaagtaaaaacatttcatttcttccagCGAAAAACAGGCGGGAAGAGACAAACTATTTGAAAACAGCCAGGGAGGGAAACGCGTCTTCCCCAGTTTGCCAGCTACGAGACACCGTGGAAATTCCACGCTAGGACAGTCGCGGTGCCTGCTGGGAGTTGTAGTGCGTCCTCGCCTTCGGAGCCACGGTCTGGGCCCCGCGAGACTCAGTTTCCCGGCAGGCCGCGCGCCAACCCCGCCGGCGGGACTGGGGCTGCCGTGCTGGCCGCAAGAGTGACCCTGTCCGTCTTGGTTCCAGTCGTGGCGATGGCTTCGTTCGTGACGGAGGTTCTGGCACACTCGGGGAGGCTGGAGAAGGAGGACCTGGGCACTCGGATCAGCCGCCTGACCCGGCGGGTGGAGGAGATTAAGGTGAAGGCCCAGCAGCCGGGGGCTGACTGAAAAGGGACGCCGAGTCCGTTTGTGGAGGGACCGGGAAAGGAGTGGGGGctaagggcagagagagggggtaTGAGCAGAGTCCGGTGTAGGGGCTGAGTGAGAAGAATGTGAAGTGGGAGGGCTGGGAAGTGTGTGGTTTGGGGAGGGGCGCGGAGGGGAGCCCAGACGGTTGGGGAGTGAGGAAGCGCGGAGGCCTGGCGTCTAGGGGAGGAGGAGGCGGTGGCCGAGGAGGAGGTGGCCGAGGAGTGCTGGGCAGTGGGGTTAGGGTGGGGATCGGTCAGGTCGGGGGCTTTGCTCCACAGGAAGACTGTGGAGACCAGCAGAGGAGGTGGGTCTGGAAGCCCCGAGGTGTCCAGGGACGGAGCATGTGCGAAGGATAGAAATGCGGACAGGACCACCTTCCTGGTTTGTGTTTATCTCCTCCGCCCACTCCTTTTTATACCATTTGCTGGTGAATAAAATAGCTTTGGGAGAATGCTACCATTCTCCTCTCTGAAATTTTTGTTGTTCCAGTCTGTCAACATGTTTATGAAACTCTGGTCTTCATCCCCAAGTCCTTTGAGGCTGCTCTGAGTGTTGTAAAACAGGACCCTGCTGTCTTGAGGTTGATACCAACTCAAAAAGCACGTCGCTATTCACAGTTTCACTCTGTATTGGTATCCTTCCCTTGCCAGTCTTTGCCCACATCTTTGTTGCTTTCATTTAAAGTTGTGTGCACCTGCGTTAAGTGTGGATTTCAGGGAGCAAGTTTGGCACCCTATCATAAAGGCACAAGAAGTAGGTCTTCCTAACAACCCCTGATTTTACAAAAATGGTTTCCCGACTTGTGAGTATTCATGTTACGGCCATCTCTTCTTTAACAGGGCTTTAGGGTTTTTCACCATTTTTTATATGGTGGAAAGACTTAAGCTACCTTAGCATGGCACTCAAGGCTCCTACTGTTCTGGACCTAACTTTGCTTTTACTGGGTTTCTTTCCCTCACCAACTTGGATCTTCAGCCAACTGACAATTACTTTCTATGCTCCAAGCAGACCCAGTATTTTCCTTGGTTCCCAGATTTTGCTTATGTGGccatcttttcatctttttaatgtcCTATCTCAAATCTAGTTTCCTGCATATAAAgtatcttcatttttccctcaagCAGAGGTGATCTCTTTCTCATTTGTGTTTCTGGAGGACATTAACTCTTcctatattacatttttatattctgttacTTTATAGTAATTTTTCTACTTACAAATAATTTATGGGCAGGCATAATTTTTTCTGGTATTTTCCAAAGCTTTCAGTGCAGAGTATTCAATAATTTGTTTATTGATGAAGCTCAAGTTAGAGTTTTAAGATTAGGCCTTAAAATTGTATAAGCAAAAAGATAGAAATTCATAAGTTGAAGTATATAGATTGTGGATTTAATTTATCTGTTTGCTTTTTCTAGTAGCTATATGATTAAAGTTGGTGGCTGCAGTCTGAGCTAATCTAGTTTAATATGAGAACTTCTGgctccccct encodes the following:
- the CLDN25 gene encoding putative claudin-25 yields the protein MAWSFRRKAQLGGLLLSLLGWVCSCVTTILPQWKTLNLELNEMETWIMGLWEVCVNQEDVAVCKAFESFLSLPQELQVSRILMVASHGLGLLGLLLSGFGSECFQFPRIRWVFKRRLCLLGGTLEASASATTLFPVSWVAYATIQDFWDNSIPEIVPRWEFGDALYLGWAAGIFLALGGLFLIFSACLGKEDVPSLQMAGPTAPPFYAPADESNDSFYLTTRPRNLLI